From the Aquitalea magnusonii genome, one window contains:
- a CDS encoding DUF4870 family protein — MDLSTRDDERRLNNLTLLVYILQGISLFTGLPMVVAVIINYLKRDECRGTLYQSHFDWQIRTFWFCLLGTVLGYALVWILVGFVILGLTWLWCLYRVLRGILALNDGKPLPV; from the coding sequence ATGGATTTATCCACCCGCGACGACGAGCGCCGGCTGAACAACCTCACCCTGCTGGTGTATATCCTGCAAGGCATCAGCCTGTTTACCGGCCTGCCCATGGTGGTGGCGGTAATCATCAATTATCTCAAGCGCGATGAGTGTCGCGGAACGCTGTACCAAAGCCATTTTGACTGGCAGATCCGCACCTTCTGGTTCTGCCTGCTCGGAACCGTGCTGGGCTATGCCTTGGTATGGATACTGGTCGGCTTTGTCATTCTGGGGCTAACCTGGCTGTGGTGCCTGTACCGGGTGCTGCGCGGCATTCTGGCCTTGAATGACGGCAAGCCGCTGCCTGTCTAG